One genomic window of Actinoplanes lobatus includes the following:
- a CDS encoding gamma-glutamyl-gamma-aminobutyrate hydrolase family protein: MRRPLIGLTAYAEQVQYGRNDLLAGMLPMTYVKAVHATGGRAVLITPDDPGTDVLEALDGIVFCGGGDIDPANWGAPPHPATEVDKVRDLSELMLMRAALDAGLPMLGVCRGMQMMAVATGGSLHQHLPDLVGHERHRAAPGTDPLAANASDYGRHDVVIEDETLAHRLFGRSLTVNSFHHQAVADPGAFLPVGWCPDDRVIEIVEHPGPAFALGVQWHPERTNDLRPFEALVEAAVRGRAVAA, from the coding sequence ATGCGCAGACCGCTGATCGGCCTCACCGCCTACGCCGAGCAGGTGCAGTACGGCCGGAACGACCTGTTGGCCGGGATGCTGCCGATGACCTACGTGAAGGCGGTGCACGCCACCGGAGGCCGGGCCGTCCTGATCACCCCCGACGATCCCGGCACCGACGTGCTGGAGGCCCTGGACGGCATCGTGTTCTGCGGCGGCGGAGACATCGACCCGGCGAACTGGGGCGCCCCGCCGCACCCGGCCACCGAGGTCGACAAGGTCCGCGACCTGTCCGAGCTGATGCTGATGCGCGCCGCCCTGGACGCCGGCCTGCCGATGCTGGGCGTCTGCCGCGGCATGCAGATGATGGCCGTGGCCACCGGCGGCTCGCTGCACCAGCACCTGCCGGACCTGGTCGGGCACGAGCGGCACCGGGCCGCCCCGGGCACCGACCCGCTGGCCGCCAACGCCTCCGACTACGGCCGGCACGACGTGGTGATCGAGGACGAGACGCTGGCGCACCGCCTGTTCGGCCGCAGTCTCACGGTGAACTCGTTCCACCATCAGGCGGTCGCCGACCCGGGTGCGTTCCTCCCGGTCGGCTGGTGCCCCGACGACCGGGTCATCGAGATCGTCGAGCACCCCGGCCCGGCGTTCGCGCTCGGCGTGCAGTGGCACCCCGAGCGGACCAACGACCTGCGGCCCTTCGAGGCACTGGTCGAGGCGGCGGTGCGGGGACGGGCCGTCGCCGCCTGA